The Portunus trituberculatus isolate SZX2019 chromosome 7, ASM1759143v1, whole genome shotgun sequence genome contains the following window.
CAACTGTctgtcttttcatttattttctttttctaagtaAGAGAGAGGACTGACCTGTATATACCTGTCTTAATCTTCATTCACCTGTCTGGCtacacacctgtccacacctgtcttcatcaccttcacctACACCTCACCTGCCTAAATAGTAGCTACCTGTCACCTAATTCACCTGTGTTCATCTATATACACCTGTCCCCACCTGTCCCCAGCCTGGCATGCCGTACAACTTTGCCTACGGAGTGAAGGATGACTACGCTGGCACAGACTTCGGCCAACAGGAGAACAGTGATGGTAACACAGTCAAGGGATCCTACACTGTCCAGCTCCCCGACGGCCGCAAGCAGACGGTGAgcccttaaacacccttaaaatataCCTGGCCTAAATATTATATAAGATccatggagaagaggaagagggagggagaggaagagggagggaaagggagggagagggagagagagagagagagagagagagagagagagagagagagagagagagagagagagagagagagaatatacacaaatagatagaaaactgacactgacacacacacacatacacacacacacacacctaacctaaccttaattaaAAACACCTGCCAATATTCCCACAGGTGAACTACGCGGCTGACCACTACAATGGCTTCGTGGCTGATGTCCAGTACTATGGCGAAGCTCAGTACCCCCACGATTACGCCCCCGCTGTCACCTTCCCCCCACAAGGCTACGGACACAGCGCCCCCGTATACCAACCCCAGCCCACCTATAGCTAAACTCACCCCCCCACGACCACGCCCACGCCCTATTGTTAACTGACACGCCTAttgttttaagatattttgtCCCCTCTCAGTGATTCTTCGTACCaaagttttgtgttttgtctgtctgtctgtctgtctgtctgtctgtttgtctgtctgttttttgttgtgaaataaatgtttgtttatcagtatattttgttttttttgtcgtttttcctttctgtctgtttgtctgtctgtctgtctgtctaagaagtggatttttgtgtgtgtgtgtgtctgtctgtctgtctgtctgtttatccatCTAAGTGTTTAATAAAAAGACATTATTCTCTCATATATacatttctgtctatctgtctgtctgtctgtctgtctgtctgtctgtctatctgtctgtctatctgtctgtctgtctgtctgtctgtctgtctgtctgtctgtctgtctgtctatctatctgtctgtctatctgtgtctatctatctatctatctatctgtctgtctgtctgtctgtcatttatTTCGTCTACTTTAATTAAGTTTCCAGCACGTTATTAAAAATTCCTGTGTTTTTCTACCTCCTCTGTATTGcttcattaaaaaaaggaaaaaagaaaagaaaaaaatatatatcaattacatttcttatttttccttttttttccatttttttttttttttttaatatttgcgtCAAGGTGAACAAAAATGATGATTGATAATGAGTGAcacgaataaaaatgaaaagtaacgaaataaaaagaaaagtaagtgtttttttattagtaGTTTTAATTGAGGTTTATGtaagtacctgtgtgtgtgtgtgtgtgtgtgtgtgtgtgtgtgtgtgtgtgtgtgtgtgtgtgtgtaatattttcCGTGGCCCTGAGATCATAAATTGTGTGAAATTGACATAATAAattaagtcacacacacacacacacacacacacacacacacacacacacacacacacaaacacaaagtaCTTACATAACCAAACTGTGTTACataatatcatcaccaccaccaccactactactactactactactactactactactactacaactactacaatacATATGGCTATTAATCACTcccctttaatctctctctctctctctctctctctctctctctctctctctctattacagcTTCTAATGGACAATACAGTgttttatttccatcatctatcatcacacaacaacaacaacaacaacaacaacaacaacaacaacaacaacaacaacaacaacaggtggtGTATTGGCTGAGTTGCATGTTTGTGTTGTCAACTTGATGTGtgtatgatggtgatgaaagagtgtgtgtgtgtgtgtgtgtgtgtgtgtgtgtgtgtgtgtgtgtgtgtgtgtgtgtgtgtgtgtgtgtgtgtgtgctctctacagcattacaaacacacatacacacaggatTCCCCGGGAGTgcaccaaccacacacacatatacacacacacacacacacacacacacgcacgcacacgcaacaAAAACCAGCTTGGGTCGAGCATCCTGGCCCTGGGGAGGTCAGTGACTTGGCAACAATGCGTGgctgtctttttatttcacatttttcaacTTACAACACTGTCAGTAGccattattggtggtggtggtggtggtggtggtagtagtagtagtagtagtagtagtagtagtagtagtagtagtagtagtagtagtagtagtagtagtagtagtagtagtagtagtagtagtagtagtagtagtagcagtagtagtagtagtagtagtagtagcagtagtagcagtagtagtagtagcaacattgTATACGTTGCAAAACcaagagaggcaaaaaaaaaattaataaaaataataacaataattcccacctggacacacctgttgctCTCTAAATTCCCCAGGTGTTCCCCAGCCGCAggtgagacgaggaggaggaggaggaggaggaggaggaggaggaggaaaaggagaaggagaaggagaaggagaagaagaagaagaactaaaaatatcattaattttcttatatctcatgaaaaaaaagaaaaaaaaacagaaacaggaaaataaagataaattagagcctccccctctctctctctctctctctctctctctctctctctctctctctctgtaattaccCTTGACCTTCGAataccaaaaaaacaaaacatcacacacacacacacacacacacacacacacacacacacacacacacacacacacacacaaaaagcaaGCGAACCggaactgaataaaaaaaaaagttacataaaaaagaaaaaaaaagaaagaaaaaagaaaaaagatcacATATTCTTTGAACGTAAAATCCGaccttatttttttactttcttccttgtttttcttttttctaattggCAAACCCAGCTGGGAAGACCACTGGGATTTACCTCacaggggaggaggtggggagaaaaactagaagggggagaggagaagaagaagaaggaggaggaggaggaggaggaggaggagggaaaggaggaagaggagaaaaggagaagagtgagaaggaggtagaagagaaagagaaggagggggaggaggaagaaaaagaggaagagaagggtgagaaggaggtgaggagggagaggaggaggagtaagaggagggacaggaggagaaagaggaggaggaggaggaggaggaggaggaggaggaggaggaggaggaggaggaggagctagaggaggagggttaaggGTATATAAGAGGTGATGGCTCTTGTCTGGCATCACTGCTCACCCTCTGCGGTACCCGGCTCATATCGTGCGGCACTCGGCTCACTTCACAACAATGCTTCTCAAGgtaacaatttttctttttcctcctcctcctcctcctcctcctcctcctcctccttcttctttcttgtaatttctttcgttttcattttcttcttattctgttccttttccttttatttattagtttatttttgtcttttatttccagtttatcattttattaaatTTGGTTTGTTTCTGTTCATccagcttccttttcttgttcttgctcttcttgttctttttcttcatcatcctcttctttcttctttttttcctcgttcttctccttctcctcctcctcctcctcctcctcctccttctccttcctcaaaTGTCCTACACCTGTTGTCATCTCggagtaaaaaaaacacctttcctcttgtctttccccCATTTTTGCCCCGTATGTTCTGTGACGAAGAGAAAACTTATATAGAACCTttgaaatagggaaaaaaaatatagagaagccTTCTGAAATTGCCCTAATTTgacctaatcttaacctaacctaacctaacctaacctaacttgacctaacctaacctaacctaacctattctctccctccatacAGGTGACCCTCCTCGCCCTTGTTGGGTTGGCTCTCTCCTACCCACACGCCACCTACCCAGTCGACTACCAcgccaaggtgagagagagagagagagagagagagagagagagagagagagagagagagagagagagagagagagagagagagagagagagataaatgtcaatataaaaatttagtttgtcattttttttgtttcccaaatctctttgtcctcctgttctatatatttttttttcctctttttctttttttttctctttttttctctctctctttgccttttATTAGcatccacataaaaaaaaataggcctccccagagaaaaaaaattaggcctccccccctcccccctccctcttccccttctaacTTCTGTTCtccatgcaaaaaaaaaaaaaaaaaaaaaaaaaaaaaaaaaaagaaaaattgaaagggaTCTCTAATGAAAGTgaataataaatgagagagagagagagagagagagagagagagagagagagagagagagagagagagagagagagagagagagagagagagagagagagagagagagagagagagagtagaagataaaaataaccaagaaagagaaagaaaatggtaatgctcgttttctttgaccGCTTCTAATGGCACACTCCGTTTTCTAATTGTCACTGACCACTGTAATGTCGCggttgcccacacacacacacacacacacacacacacacacacacacacacacacacacacacacacacagggaatgaTGACTGGCAATTCcttcatagaaaacgggagggcgtgatttccgttttctttgaagctGTAGTAGGGGTGACTCATATTTTAATggatattttttattaattgaaggaaaaaaataaaggaagagaaaaatgttgcaaatgaagtgtctgtctgtctgtctgtctgtctgtctctctctctctctctctctctctctctctctctctgtctgtcatctttttctttctttctttctttcttgcttgctttcttccttctgtctctctctctctctctctctctctctctctctctctctctctctctctctctattcctactcctattcttactcctctccttctccctctctcctctctctcccttcccttcccccacactttctccctctcactctcgctctcgctctcactctcaacccttccttcactttctcttacaaaaaaaaaaaaaaaaaatcaactaggTAAATGCCTCCAACCGTACCTTAACCaacacccccctcccccccctccgtGCAGCCCATGCCGTACAGGTTCGGATACGGAGTGCACGACGAATATTCCGGACAGCATTTCAACCGGAAGGAACACTCGGACGGCAAGACAGTGCTGGGGACCTACAATGTGGCCCTTCCTGACGGCACCAAGCAGACGGTGAGTGGAAGACAGTGCTATGTggaaggaggggtgaggggagagggaggggaggatggggtgaggggtgaggtggggtgaggggagaggggagagggtgttaAGTTAGTAAGTGGAAGTTTATGGTACTTAAGTGGAAGATTGTGTTAGAAAGTggaagatattattattattattattattattatcttatgtgtgtgtgtgtgtgtgtgtgtgtgtgtgtgtgtgtgtgtgtgtgtgtgtgtgtgtgtgtgtgtgtgtgaaagccagtatcatcatcattatcatttttctcagtgtgtgtgtgtgtgtgaaatacattatcatcatcatcataatttttctttgtgtgtgtgtgagtgtgtgtgtgtgttattattattattattattattattattattattattattatcatcatcatcatcatcatttttctttgcatgaggggaaaactggcatTAAGTCAAGtcctatttatttcctttttttttatgttgcaaGGGGAAAActtataattgaaaaaaaaatatatctttttatttttcacgtaAGGGAAATTAGAaagtaatattttccttttttctttttgtaaagggaaataaggaaataagagagaaaaaggtattactatttttttcaaagGGGAAATTaggggaaataaggaaataggtgATAAAAaggtattaattattttttgtaaggGGAAATTagggaaaatatggaaataaatgattaaaag
Protein-coding sequences here:
- the LOC123498306 gene encoding cuticle protein-like — its product is MLLKVTLLALVGLALSYPHATYPVDYHAKPMPYRFGYGVHDEYSGQHFNRKEHSDGKTVLGTYNVALPDGTKQTVNYRADPYSGFQADVIYSPNPYGH
- the LOC123498243 gene encoding cuticle protein 7-like isoform X1: MIAQVSLITLLLIQGALCFPADHGVEQKSYKDPGMPYNFAYGVKDDYAGTDFGQQENSDGNTVKGSYTVQLPDGRKQTVNYAADHYNGFVADVQYYGEAQYPHDYAPAVTFPPQGYGHSAPVYQPQPTYS